A single Aspergillus chevalieri M1 DNA, chromosome 3, nearly complete sequence DNA region contains:
- a CDS encoding uncharacterized protein (COG:S;~EggNog:ENOG410PTBQ;~InterPro:IPR019150;~TransMembrane:1 (o308-331i);~antiSMASH:Cluster_3.5) — protein MTLTVFPPSTPTPSTKSPISPASTDADLTLLTITRLFARLEYNLLSSTADLRPLVRDELQRIRVHANIDYARTALNILENSLSGVKRVDRRYEIQTEVGRKRQTLKALEGVLENITAQAEAEANLDDDIGEEDYEGEGELVDISDDEGVDENAPEDAATEKDAQPPSPTKEEQEKGETSRGDFTSINPSPSTLRNRYLQLQRPTATSTSYQTHDQPQPTSPPQPDRTQAQTAGQSLSSSRLEQESLTESLLSLATQLKSSSSAFHTSLEAEKSVLDRAVDGLDTTTTNMSAAEKRMGTLRKMTEGKGWWGRMMLYAWILGLWVVAILIVFLGPKLRF, from the exons ATGACACTAACAGTATTTCCCCCCTCGACACCAACACCGTCCACAAAATCACCGATATCACCCGCCTCCACCGATGCCGACCTAACACTCCTAACGATAACCCGCCTTTTCGCGCGCCTGGAATATAACCTTCTCAGCAGTACTGCGGATTTGAGGCCGCTTGTGCGAGATGAGTTGCAGCGGATAAGGGTGCACGCT AACATTGACTACGCGCGCACGGCTCTGAATATCCTCGAAAACTCCCTCTCTGGCGTAAAACGTGTTGATCGGCGATATGAGATTCAGACAGAGGTTGGGAGGAAGAGGCAGACACTGAAGGCGTTGGAGGGCGTGCTGGAAAATATTACTGCgcaggcggaggcggaggcgaaTCTCGACGATGATATCGGGGAAGAGGATTACGAGGGGGAAGGGGAGTTGGTGGATATAAGTGACGATGAGGGTGTTGATGAGAATGCGCCGGAAGATGCCGCGACGGAGAAGGATGCgcaaccgccatcaccaacgaaagaagagcaagagaagGGAGAGACAAGTCGAGGCGACTTTACGAGCATCAACCCTTCCCCATCGACTCTCCGAAACCGCTATCTCCAGCTCCAGCGCCCGACAGCGACATCAACCTCCTATCAAACACACGACCAACCCCAACCAACATCACCGCCGCAACCAGACCGCACCCAAGCGCAAACAGCAGGACAatccctctcttcctcccGCCTCGAACAAGAATCCCTCACTGaatccctcctctccctcgccACGCAACTCAaatcttcctcctcagccttcCACACTTCGCTCGAAGCAGAGAAATCAGTGCTGGATCGTGCTGTAGATGGGCTAGATACTACGACAACGAATATGAGTGCGGCGGAGAAGCGGATGGGGACTTTGAGGAAGATGACGGAAGGAAAAGGGTGGTGGGGACGGATGATGCTGTATGCGTGGATTCTGGGGTTGTGGGTGGTTGCTATCTTGATTGTGTTCTTGGGGCCGAAGTTGCGGTTCTAG